Proteins encoded by one window of Luteimonas yindakuii:
- a CDS encoding Spx/MgsR family RNA polymerase-binding regulatory protein: protein MTTLYGLKNCDTCKKARKWLDRFGIAHTFVDYRDTPQPPDVLAGWAQQAGGWDALINRSSTTWRTLPANRKGPGSDAEWKLLLREYPQLIRRPVVVTDDGVVTQGFTDNGFKKRFGIA, encoded by the coding sequence ATGACCACGCTGTACGGCCTGAAGAACTGCGATACCTGCAAGAAGGCCCGCAAGTGGCTGGACCGCTTCGGCATCGCCCATACGTTCGTCGACTACCGCGATACACCGCAGCCGCCCGACGTGCTGGCCGGCTGGGCGCAGCAGGCTGGCGGCTGGGACGCGCTGATCAACCGGTCCTCGACCACCTGGCGCACGCTGCCCGCCAACCGCAAGGGGCCGGGCAGCGATGCCGAATGGAAGCTGCTGCTGCGCGAATACCCGCAACTGATCCGCCGCCCGGTGGTGGTCACCGACGACGGCGTGGTGACGCAGGGCTTCACCGACAACGGCTTCAAGAAGCGCTTCGGCATCGCCTGA